The Aggregicoccus sp. 17bor-14 genome contains the following window.
CAGCGTGCGGCGAAGGGAGACGTTGCGCACGCGCCGCTCCTCGGCCGGGGCATCGTCGAGGAAGGTGTAGGGCATGCTGTTGATGAGCTGGTGCGCGAAGGCACTGGGCTCGGGCACGTCGCAGGCGAGCAGCCGGATGCGCCCGTCCTTCATGCGCCGCAGCACCTCGCGCAGGCCGTCCACGTCCATGGCCTCGCGCAGGCAGTCGTCCATCGTCTGCGTCACGAGCGGGTGGTCCGGCACCTCCACGTCCCCGCCGCCGTGGTTGTCCTGGCAGCCCACCTGCGCGGGGAACACGCTCGCGAGCAGGTCCTCGCTGCGCGCGCGCTGCAGGTTCGGCGGCACGCGCTTGCCGGAGGAGAAGCGGCTCATCGCGAGCGCGCGCGTCGCGTTCCAGCGAAAGCGCGTGCCGAAGAGCGGCGCTTGCAGCACCGCCTGCACCAGCACCTCCTGGGTGCTGTCCGGGTGCAGGAAGTCGAAGATGTCCTGCAGCGGGAAGGAGTGCTGCTCGCCGAGCGAGAGCAGGATGCCGTCCTCGGTGGCCGCCGCCTGCAGCTCGAAGTCGAAGGAGCGGCAGAAGCGCTTGCGCAGCGCCATGCCCCAGGCGCGGTTGATGCGCATGCCGAAGGGGGCGTGGATGATGAGCTGCATCCCGCCCGCCTCGTCGAAGAAGCGCTCGGCCACCACCGTGCTGTGGCAGGGCACCGCCCCCAGCGCCCGCTGCCCGAGGCGCAGGTAGCCCAGCAGCGCGTCCGCCGCGGGAGGCGGCAGCCGCAGGCTCTTCTCCAGGTACTCGCGCGCGTCCGTGCGCTCGAGCAGCTCCGCGCGCAGCCGTCCGACCTGGAGGCTCAGCTCGTCCGTGCGCCCCGGCGCCTCCCCGCGCCAGAAGGGCACGTTGGGCGGCTGCCCCCGCGCATCCTCCACCTGCACCGTGGAGCCGATGACGCGCTGGATGCGCCACGCGGTCGAGCCCAGCAGGAACACGTCCCCGGGCGAGGAGTCGATGGCGAAGTCCTCGTCCACCGTCCCGACGATCTTGCCCTCGGGCTCCGCGGTGACGGAGAAGCTGAAGGTGTCCGGGATGGCGCCGCCGTTGGTCAGCGCCGTGATGCGCACGCCGCGCCGCGCCTTGAGCCGCTGGTTCACCCGGTCGCGGTGCAGGTGGATGCCCACGCGGCCCCGCGCCGCCGCGACGCCCTCGCTCAGGGTGTCGAGCACCTTCTCGTACTCGGCGTAGGTGAGGTCGCGGTAGGGCCAGGCGCGCTGGAACAGCGCGTAGAGCGCGCGCTCGTCCCACTCCTCGCAGGCGCAGGCCGCCACGATCTGCTGCGCGAGCACGTCCAGGGGCTTGAGCGGCATGCGCACCGCGTCCAGGTCCCCCTCGTGCACCGCCTGCAGCAGGGCCGTGCATTCCACCAGCTCGTCGCGCGTCATCGCGAAGAGCAGGCCCTTGGAGATGCCGCCCTTGTAGTGGCCCGCGCGGCCCACCCGCTGCAGGAGCACCGCGATGGAGCGCGTGCTGCCGAGCTGAACCACGAGGTCCACGTTGCCCACGTCGATGCCGAGCTCGAGGCTCGCCGTGGCCACCAGCGCCGTGAGCTGCCCTGCCTTGAGCTTCTCCTCCGCGCTGAGCCGCATCTCCCGGCTCATGCTCCCGTGGTGCGCCGCCACCTTGTCGTGGCCGAGCCGCTCGCCCAGGTCGTGCGCCACGCGCTCCGCGAGCTTTCGGGTGTTCACGAAGACGAGCGTGGTGCGGTGCTCGCCCGTGAGCTGCACCAGGCGGTCATAGACCTGGCCCCACATCTCGTGGCTCGCGATGCTGCCCAGCTCCGCATCGGGAATCTCGAGGCGCAGGTCCCACGGCCGCTGGTGGCCCACTTCCACGCGGCGGCAGGGCTCGCGGCTCGCTCCGGTGAGGAAGCCCGCGATGGCGTCCAGGGGCTTCTGCGTCGCCGAGAGGCCGATGAGCTGCGGCCGCACTTCGGTGAGCGCCTTGAGCCGCTCCATCGAGAGCGCGAAGTGGCTGCCGCGCTTGTCGCGCGCGAGCGCGTGGATTTCGTCCACGATGACCGTGCGCACGTTGCGCAGCGTCGCGCGGGCGCGGTCCGCCGTGAGGTAGAGGTAGAGCGACTCGGGCGTGGTGATGAGGATGTGCGGCGGGCGCTTCACCATCTGCGCGCGCTCGCCCGCGGGCGTGTCGCCGCTGCGCACCTGCACGCGCAGCGCAGTGGGCGTGTAGCCCTCCGCCCGCGCCCGCTGCAGCAGCTCCTCGAGCG
Protein-coding sequences here:
- a CDS encoding DEAD/DEAH box helicase: MAPQISLDFHAMAAAHPALAAFHPVVRRWFAERLGEPSRPQVEGWPLIGAGHDVLIAAPTGSGKTLTAFLAALDRLFREALDGTLADSTQVLYVSPLKALGNDVQKNLLQPLEELLQRARAEGYTPTALRVQVRSGDTPAGERAQMVKRPPHILITTPESLYLYLTADRARATLRNVRTVIVDEIHALARDKRGSHFALSMERLKALTEVRPQLIGLSATQKPLDAIAGFLTGASREPCRRVEVGHQRPWDLRLEIPDAELGSIASHEMWGQVYDRLVQLTGEHRTTLVFVNTRKLAERVAHDLGERLGHDKVAAHHGSMSREMRLSAEEKLKAGQLTALVATASLELGIDVGNVDLVVQLGSTRSIAVLLQRVGRAGHYKGGISKGLLFAMTRDELVECTALLQAVHEGDLDAVRMPLKPLDVLAQQIVAACACEEWDERALYALFQRAWPYRDLTYAEYEKVLDTLSEGVAAARGRVGIHLHRDRVNQRLKARRGVRITALTNGGAIPDTFSFSVTAEPEGKIVGTVDEDFAIDSSPGDVFLLGSTAWRIQRVIGSTVQVEDARGQPPNVPFWRGEAPGRTDELSLQVGRLRAELLERTDAREYLEKSLRLPPPAADALLGYLRLGQRALGAVPCHSTVVAERFFDEAGGMQLIIHAPFGMRINRAWGMALRKRFCRSFDFELQAAATEDGILLSLGEQHSFPLQDIFDFLHPDSTQEVLVQAVLQAPLFGTRFRWNATRALAMSRFSSGKRVPPNLQRARSEDLLASVFPAQVGCQDNHGGGDVEVPDHPLVTQTMDDCLREAMDVDGLREVLRRMKDGRIRLLACDVPEPSAFAHQLINSMPYTFLDDAPAEERRVRNVSLRRTLPAEDAAAFGQLDEAAIRQVVEDARAPVRDADELHDQLLGLLLLREREVPAALARTLLEAGRAAWLEAAEQRFLVSAERVLAVRALFPAGVLTPALEPLPHERPLEREKVVLAAVRGRMETCGPTTVRELAERACLGPSEVNAALHALEAEGGVLRGRFRPGATPDETEWCDRRLLQRIHRLTVGRLRKEIEPLSAQDFMRFLFRWHHLEDLDSLRGGSGLAKAVALLQGYEAPASAWERHLLPSRVRGEVGELLERACYGGEVAWGRLTVKEPRPPPGPRRGAPVDPPPAPEAARTRAPGPNRNASLTFVKRECLDWLLAAARPHALLSDGGVWLPPELSQPARDVVAVLERRGACFFNDLVAQSRRLPAEVEDALWELVARGLVTADAVQNLRVLQSPLARKRQKQQQRGGPGRWSLLVPQETKGQDEVLEQLARLFLQRYGIVWRDLVLREALAPTWRDLLRVYRRMEARGELRGGRFVAGVVGEQFALPDAVDVARAVRRQPPSGVRVKLCAVDPLNLTGLVTPGPRVPATVHNVVVYVDGVPQPQEALAAPGPEDTALEDEALEDEAFGGESGGEPGVAQAG